AAGTGGGTCCatggttttagacttttagtgcACGTTATCCGATCCGGTATCGTATCAGTCACAGTATTGACATGGTTCGGTCATATCGACAAATTTATCATTTCAATGATACAATATCGAGTATCCACATGGTATTGGTATCCGTTACCTTCAAAACCATGCAATATCGATGAATCCGATGAtccgatactgatactgataccAACACTGATATCTCAAACCGGGTCCAATTTGATTCCCATTAAGTGAGCTCATGTAGAATATAGATCCAGAACTAGAGCACATCATGGGCAAGCGTTTACCTAGAGTCAATGGAaaccttttttctcttttctaaggggataattactatcactactCTATatttagcctatatttattaaaagtACCCTatattaaactttttttttgaaactaccctgcttttaagttttgcatctccttctaccctcatatttttaaatacccagattacccttcctttgcacctactaatctatttaacctatcattcttcttctattttttattatttttgtgattaaaatagtaaaaaataaaaacactcacttgtttcttctctctccccttttttatttcattcgttttttttttccttcaattttctattaaattaaatttatattcaacatttcatccttgTTCGTATCGTGTTACCGATATGATATCAGTACGatatcggtatcggtgactagcaaaaccgatttgggcgatacgataccaatacttagaactatgatctgttcgaagaagaacgatgaagatgaaatgttgaataaaaaatttaaaaaaaaaaaaaacgaatgaagtaaaaaataggagagagaagaaatcggtgggtgctttgttttttgttattttaataacaaaaataataaaaaatagaaaaagaatggtaggttaaatagattagcaggttactaggtgaaaagaaaGAGCAAtatgggtatttaaaaatatgagggtagaatgagatgtaaaagtttaaaaacgGGATAGTTTCATAAAAGAAGTGTAAAGTATGataattttagtaaatataggttaAGTGTAGGACAGTGATAATAATTACCTCCTCTACTACTACTGGACACTTTCAGAACACTTGCAATGAAACTTGCGGGAAGGCGCGAGGTGTTAAATCCGAATACGCGTTCAATCTCTGTATATAATAAGAGTATTCGTTCAATGCTCTCTCACGAAcgttgagagagagaaaaaagatttCTGCGTGAAGAAACCTCGGTGAGTCAGTGGGGATGGAAGGTGATCTAGTTAAGAAAGCCTTATCGCTAGCCATGGCAGCTCAATCCAAGCATGATCGACCTTACCAATCCGAGAAGTACTCGGATTACACTATCATCGCCTTCCATGGGTCGGGTACTACTGTCGAAGACTGGTTCTCTGGCAAACCTTTTGGAGAGACATCCGTTGGTCTGAAAAAGCTCTTCCCTTGTCTGAAAAGTATTGGAAACGATGAAATTGCCCTTGTTAATGGCAAATTCTTACAGCAATTCCAGAATCTTTTAAAACCAGAAGCTCTAAAACAAGAATTTCGACTAAGCGACGCGCCACCACTGGAACATCTTTTAAAAGACTCGAGACTCAGTGACGAGGTAAAGTTCACTCtgttctttcatttttattattttttttaaatcttcttATTACCTGCTTTGTGCTTTTGAATTGTCTGGTTAATTGGCTTGCTTAATCCATAAGTAATCAAATTCTTAATGGTTCTGACCTGAATTTTCAGCTGGGTCGAGCTGTGAGAGAAAGGAGGAAAGTAGTATTTACAGGATATTCATCTGGAGGTCCCATCGCCATCTTGGCCGCCATTTTGTTTCTGCAACAGAATCGCATTCCTGCTTTATGCGTGACATTTGGGTCTCCCCTCGTTGGCAATCAGATCTTTGGCCATGCTATGCGGCGAGAAAACTGGGCACAGCACTTTGTTCATTTCGTCATGAGATATGACATCATTCCACGGGTCTTACTCGCCCCTCTTTCCTCCATTAAAGGAGAAATGCAGACCATTCTTCCTTGTTTCGACCGAAGCAAGCTGGAATCCAAGGCAAGATCTCAGGAAGCATCGTCTTTCTTCTGTGATGTAATGAGAAATTCATTGTCTGTTGCAAGCCACACAGCTTGCTCATTCATGGGGTGCACCAACTCGTTACTGCAAACAGTTACTAGCTTCGTTGAGCTCAGCCCTTATAGACCTTTCGGAACCTACGTGTTCTGTACCGGAGAAGGAAAAATGATCACCCTTAAGAACCCAGATGCCATTCTCCAATTATTGTTCTATAGTCTTCAATTGGGCAAAGGGGAGACAGTTCCAGATGTTGCTTGTAAAAGCATCACGGACCATCTAGGATACCAGACCGAATTCAAAGACAACCTGTGGAAGGAAGATGTGGTTGATCTAGATCATCTTTGTCTGCAACTTTCCCTATCCACGGGAGGTGCTAGTAGCAGTGAGATGAAATCAATTGAAACGGCAATCAAACAGCTCGGCctggtgagtttttttttttgtcaggaCCATTAATACCATGCTCATATGTAGTGTGGTTCCATATTTTGTAGAGCACAAGAGCCATGTTGTGCCTCATTGCAGCTAAAGAGTGGGAGAAGCAAAAACAGAGAAACCAAGAAAAGATAGATGAAAATCGGGACAAGATTGAAGTAGCCCTGAGGAAGCTTCAAGAATATAAGGTCAGAGGTGAGATGCACAAGATTGGTTACTACGATGCCTTCAAGGTGCAGAAAGGAGCAGAGGACTTCGATACCAATGTAAAAAGGCTGGAGCTAGCAGGGATGTGGGATGAAATCATTGATAAGCTGAAAAGGTATGAATTGCCTGATGAGTTCGAATGCAGGGAGGATTGGGTAGAGTTGGGAACCAGGTTCAGGCGCCTCATGGAGCCTCTAGACATAGCCAATTACTATCGACACTTCAAGGATGAAGATACTGGACCTTATATGAAACCAGAGGAGGGTAGGCAGCCAAGACCAAAGCGTTATAGATACACACAGAGATGGCTAGAACATGCTAAAGGGAAGCCAGCAGGTTACTTCTTAGAATCTTGTTTCTGGGCTGCGGTGGAAGACCTCCATATTCGTATTCATTCAAGCAATCAGAAAGAGAATCGTGATGTTGCCTTTGAAAAGGTGAAAGACAGGGTACTAAAGCTTGAAGAAAATGTGTTACAGTGGGTTCAGGATGGGCAACTAAGAGATGTGTTCTTCGAGAAGTCCACCTTTGTCAAGTGGTGGTCGGAACTCCCAGAGGAGCACTGCAGAAAGTCTCGAATCGCCACACTCATGGGAGGACATGGAAAAGAATTTCCATTTGATTATGAAATGATATAAAAGCTCTATTCGAATTTTGGAAGTAAAGTTCTCAGCAGTATTCCATATGTAATGAGTGCTCATTCTATTTCTGTCTTTGTCACTTATATGCAATCTATCTATACCTTATATATGTAAGATTGTGTCTATTATTATGCGTATTAGATCTTTGTATGAGAGACTACAAAATGTTAGCCTTTGCTTCACTGTAAAATTCTTCTGCATCTCTATTGGTATAATAAAAAATCTGCAACCAGATATCTTCTGGCAAACTCCTATTTTACTATATATCAAAAATTTCTCTTCATTGCCAATCAAGTATgtgcatttttattttacttttattgtaTGCTGATCCTTGTTTTGTGGTCAAACACATCAAGTATGTGATCCttgttttgggtgttcttgaaaGATCTCTGttgtattttcttccattacatagtgaatcatcttcagcttcactCGTAGACATAACACATCATTTGGTGTATGAACTACGTTAAATCTCTGTCATCTTTGCACTGTTTTGTTTCTTCGTATTTGTTGTAACATGTTCTACTCTTATTCTTAAGTCACATTACTTTCATgtcttaaattttattttgaccAAGTAAATAAGAATATCGTTTTAACCAGGTGGATCCAATGcctaacacctttcttggtccaCAACTTGACTCATATCTTGACATTTTATTTTGACCAAGTAAATTGGAGTCATGTATATTTCCCTTGGttcctaaaccctaatctagGACGCGACTCTATACCTCTTTATAATTGCATAAtatgtgttttttgttttatcattgtctgtatcttttttttttcctttggctttatataaaggaaaaataaatgtttttatcaaaaaaataaatatataaagaaaaaatgtTATCTATATTAGAGGTGCAGCATGCGGCTCAGACATCGGGGTATACAAAATGATTGGCCCACATCATGAATGACCGAAATGACTGCCACATCCTGCCCCATATTTCTTGACAAAAGCTTATGCGCTCCCGGGCGCCCCAtaaataaattttagggtttactaTCATCACAGAAGATGATGGCCATGTCGTTGATATCATGAGCCCTCCTCTTACACAAACACACTCTTTTGCTGGATCCTTTTTGGATTTGGCTAATTCTTCGTGCTATCAGTTGGGCGACGCGGAAAGAGCATAATAGAAAGAGCAATAAGCAGTGAAAAGAGGACACCAGAGACACCGGCAGctacgatgatgatgatgttttcCCGGCTCAAACCTACACTGCACTTGGTTCCAAGAGGGCTGCCGCAGAGTTTGCTGTTGCCATCGAAGTCAGCGGAGTCATAAttggaagaaaaggaagggaTCGAGCCGGATAAATCGTTATTGGCCACCGATAACTTCTTGAGACGACGGAGATTCGAGATATTGTTAGGTATGGAACCAGAAAGACGGTTATTACTGAGGATAAGTGTGTTGAGATAACTGCAATTGCCAAGTTCCGAAGGGATGGAGCCCGAGAGACCATTGTTGGAGAGATCCAGGACTACAATGTAAGGCAACCAGGTGCAGATTTCGGAAGGTATCGTACCAGTGAGATTATTTCCAGACAGATCGAGGGCCTGGAGGCTCTGGCAGTACTGCAAAGAATCAGGGATCTCTCCGGAGAGAGTCATCGTTGGGAGGGACAGACCGATCAGGCGACTCTCACGCACTTTCCAGCACGAAACACCGACGAACGTGCAAATGTAACCCACTGAAGTGTTGGAGAAGTCCCAAGTGCTGAGCTTCCCCTGAGGATCGCTGAGTGAGCCCTTCACACCCTTGAGACACTTCACATCATCCTCCACGACTACAGAAACGGCGATCATGGAGGTGAgcaggagaagaaagagagtgctCTGAAACCTCAATCTCGCCATTGCGAAAGCTAGAggtttcttcccctcccccccccccccttccccttttgaAGCTCTAGCGTCAGTTGCTGTTAGAACTGAGAGTTGCCTTCCAGTTAGGATTAGGGTTCAATGCCTACTCCTATGTCCCGTGTTGATGCTGTCGAACGATCGAAGCAGGTCAGCCATTGACTTCAGGCAGAGAAGATTGAGAAGAGAGGGAAACAGAGTACGAAGGCATAAATAAGAACTTTTTGAACTCAATTTTGGCGTAATTTCTGATCATTACAGCTTTGACTACAGATTTGATTCGACTaacagatttcttttttttgtgtgtgtgtgtgtataaaaatgtaaaatataagaTCTCAGAGTGGGGATGAGAGTCCCACACGCATCTGAGTGCAAAAGAAGAGCCTGTTGGCCTGGGGGAAAACAATCCCAGAAGGAACACCATTGAAGAGAAGCTCCTGTGGATGCTAAGTGATCAGCTACAAAATTACCCTCCCTAGGAAGAGAATAAGATCAAAATGGTTGGTTATAAAGGAAACGGCAGTCAAAGATTTGTGCCTAAGAAGATGATTTCaaccatgagaagaagaaaactatcCCCTAAGAATAGTGAAGAAAGGCCCCAGAGCCCAGCCCCTTTGGTGGCCTGCCTTTTGGACAACCAATAGATCAATTTATGATTTCAGCCAAGTATGTAATTCCAGATTATCTGATATTTTAAGAGAGGTCCCTAACAAGTGAATTGAAATAACCAAAAAAGGGTATTCTACTTGGGTTGAACTGTTCCATGATTTGGTTTTCATTTGATATAGTTTTAATGGGTAAGCATTACAACACTAAATATGCTGTGTCCCAGTTTAGATTTCATATAGGTTTTAATAGCATTTGAGGTATACTACTGATACacaatttatttcaatttataaCTCTTATCATTCTCATTTGAGAGACTATTTGAGTTAAAtgctttttttccccctaattgatggaatctctttgcgaaaatttgaaaatacaaggattaaaaataaaaaacttcaaGGACCATCTAGGATACCAGACTGAATTCAAATACAACCTGTGGAAGGAAGATGTGGTTGATCTAGACCATCTTTATCTGCAACTTCCTCTATCCTCCGTAGGTACTAGTATCAGTGGGACGAAATCAATTGAAACGGTAATCAAAGAGCTCAGACTGCTGAGTTATTTTTTGGGGGTTCTCTGGCTTTTCTTATTAGTCAGGACCATTAATACCATGCTCATATGTTGTGTGCTTCCATGTTTTGTAGAGCAAATGAGCAATGTTGTACCTCATTGCAGGCTTGCAGCTAAAGAGTGGGAGAAGCAAAAACAGAGACACCAAGAAAGGATAGATGAAAATCGCAACAGGATTGAAGAAGCGCTGAGGAAGCTAGAATATAAGGCCAGAGGTGAGATGCACAAGATTGGTCACTACGATGCCTTCAAGCTGCAGAAAGATGCAGAGGACTTCGATGCCAATGTAAAAAAGGCTGGAGGTAGCAGGGATGTGGGATGAAATCATTGAGAAGCTGAAAAGGTATGAATTGCTTGATGAGTTTGAACGCAGGGAAGACTGGGTAGAGTTGGGAACCAGATTCAGACGCCTCATGGAACCTCCAGACAGCCAATTACTATCGACACTCCAAGGATGAAGATACCGGACCTTATATGAAATCAGAGGAGGGTAGGAAGCCTAGACCAAAGCATTATAGAAAAACACAGAGATGGCTAGAGCATGTTAAGGGGAAGCCAGCAGATAAATTATTAGAATCCTGTTTCTGGCTGAGGTGGAAGACCTCCATATTCGTATTCATTCAAGCAATCAGAAAGAGAATCGTGATGCGGCTTTGAAAAGGTGAAAGACAGGGTACTAAAGCTTGAAGAAAATGTGTTACAGTGGGTGCAGGATGGGCAACTACGAGATTGTGTTCTTCGAGAAGTCCACCTTTGTCAAGTGGTGGTGGGAACTCCCAGAGGGGCACTGCAGAAAGTCTCGAATTGCCACTCCTGGGCGGACATGGAAAAGAATTTCCTCCTGATGATGAAATGATATAAAAGCTCTGTTCGAATTTGGAAGTGAAGTTCTGAAGTCTTTCATCTTCTATATGTAATGAGTATTCTAAATTTGTCTGTCACTTATATGCAATCTATACCTTGCATATGTAAGAATTTGTCTATTATTATGCGTATTAGATCTGCTCAACATCCATAAGAGATAAAGGTTTGCATACTTGGCAACCATACAACATGATGGTAGACCTTGTGAAACTCCTAAAGCTGCCACCCCCACCTTCCCGGGGCCCAGATGGCAAAACTTATACATCCTATCTCTGTGCTATCAGCCCTTTCATTAAAGATTCTATTGGAAAGTGCCCTAAACATCAAAGCAAACAGTCTGCTACAACCCCCTAGAGTGCAATTTATAACTTATCAATCTGAAAATAGAGAGGTTCAAAGTCAGACTCTGTAGTCCTGGCTCCTACAGAGCATCCAGCATACTGCCCTGAATTTCAAGATTTGATTCAAACAAGTAACAAGCAGGACCTTTGTAATTTCCCTTGAAACATAAACTTCCTTCTACATCTCTTTCAAGTTCCACTTTGATGACGAATAACCAAATTAATAATGAAATAATGAATAAAGTTCCAAATCCAACcccaaacaaaaattataaagcCAAAATACTCTAGTAAACCCCAGTTTAAGAGAAATTAAACATAAACAAGATCAAAATGCAAGTATGATCAGAACTCCTAGATGTTCACTACACATCAGGAGCATTTCAAATCAACGCCAGCAACAGGATCATTAAATGAGACTATCGCCAGATATGAGCGGACAATAATGGGAGTAGCTACAACAGATTTCAACCAGCATGTTACCACAATAAACATTGGACCGAGTTTATTTATATTCTCCCTAAACAAGGATTTTATTCTTAGTGTTTTGATTCTgttttggtactgttttgatCATTCAATTACAGTTCTACATTACTGTCTCTGAAACGGATGTAGATCTTCTTCCAAATTGAGTTAGGACAGATCAGTTCCCTACCACTAGGGTCATTTTGGCCTTCTATGACATTTCCAATCAGAATCTAAACCAAGGAAGCAGAGTTGAAAATTTGATGCAAGTTGGACTCTGACTTCAGCCATTTTCTAGTTGCAGATTTTAGTTTTCCTAGTTTCTTTCACATTTCAATTGGGATTATTTGGTCAGTCTTGGAGATTGCAGTGAGAGTCAGAGGAAGTTTGATATCCAGTAGGGTTGTCATGTTTTTAAGATTTATATAAGGGACGCCTGGTGCTCTGTTTCTGCACGCCACTGCCAACTCCACCACCAAGTCGGCCACCCTTGTCAATCCCAAATCCCACCACCAGCATtgctgccagctcctccacctTTGCCGCTACACCACCCTTGCCTGTTCTGCCACAATCCAAGTGTGTGTTAtctccaacaacaacaacatagctgTATCCCAActctgccagctcctccacctTTGCCGCTACACCACCCTTGCCTGTTCTGCCACAATCCAAGTGTGTGTTTATctccaacaacaacatagccatatcccaactaaatggggtcgtctacatggatccttgctctccaatcagttctattcgaAATCGTACaagatacaaggcctaagctatgcatgtctttcttcaccacttcatTTGGTGttaatttaggcctgcccctggctcttttagttccttcaatcttgTTACGAACCCGAACCTAACTAATCAgtagaaaaataagagagaagggaagaagaagaagagaagagaaaagaacaagaaggttGCTGCAAGAAGGGCAGCCTGCGATAGGAGTTAGAATAATCTATCGCAAGAGCCTAAGGGAAGATAAATTGGTTAGAGGTTTACAATATTACCCCTAACCCCCCCAATCTATTATAAACCTTACAactcataacagaaaaatacGAAAATTACATAGGGACCCAAGTCCCAAAACTATAAGACCAAACTACCCCCAATTCTCAACAAATATTAATCAAAAACTCCTCCAAACTAGAGCATCCCTTgatcccaaggcctccgttgaacaaggccatgccacctcaaacgattcTCCCGTAGCTTATGCATCAaagctactcccaactcagctctaatactgtcattccttactttatccttccttgttttgccacacatccatctcaacatcctcatctccgctccacttagtttatctatatgacactACTTAACTGCACAACATTTCACACCATatatcatagccggtcgtatggcAGTCCtacaaaaattttctttaagcTATAAAGGACTACACTAATCATGCAGCACTCCGgccacacctctccacttcatccatcctattttaattctctgggctaCATCATcctcaccttctttatttacgatAAAGCTCAGAAACTAAAATACTCACTTTgaagaatctccctctcatcaatattcaccacctccTTAACTGTCCTAGTGTGTCTAAAGTTACATACTGTGTACTCCGTCTTTGTTCCACACTTCCACTTATCTTgcgaccttttgattccaaggttaatctccatagctccaacttggcattaatccctgcttttgccTCATCCACCAACACAATATCATCAGAAAAAAGCAAACACCAAGGAATCTCATCTTGTACGTCTTTGGTAatatcatccatgataagcgcaaacataTAAGGGCTTCAGGCTGATCCTCGATGAAGCCCACTTGTAATTGGAAACTCACTGCCTTTAGTGCCTTGACCCCACACAATTCCTACGCTAATCACcccaccatcatacatatctttaattatgtgttTATCTCCATCaccaacaacaaactcagcctaatcccaacttaatgaggtcggccacatggatccaaacaaacaaagtaAGAACAACTAAGATCTAACCAAAAAAGGGAATGAAAAGATGATAAAAGAGGGATAAGGAAAGAGCagagaaatgacaaaaaaaaaaatgaaaggcaaaagatagtaagaggaaagaggcacaacccagcacGTCAAGAGTATCTTAGCTAaatagggtctgctacatggatccctgccctccaataggctctatccgaggctctaaatagttttctttcttgggttgtgggggaggggtgggggggaatCTGCCTACTGGATCTTGATAGGAAGCACAATGTCAGATATGAAAGAAACATGATGTTAGAGAGAATAATGATGAGACTTGAATGGTGGTGGTCCTGGTGTTGACGATGGTAACACTGCAGCCACTGCCATAGGTGAAAACAGCAGGAGGCTGCCGGTGCATCAATCAGCAGATCCACTATTGTTGCAGTTGATAGCAGGAGAGTCAAGGTGGATATAAACCACTGCGGTAAAAAAAGGAGTAAATCAGTCAAAGTGGGGGTGAAGAGGGCGAAGGGTAGTAATGATGTGAAAGAGTTGAGCCAGTGTTGAGGAGCTGAAAAGATCGTGTGAATTTACATCTGCCCCTTCATCCGAGTGAAtacaagttatgcaaagaggcAACtgaagtaaggttacaaattctGTTTACAAACAGATGAACCCAAAATTAGAGggtcaaaagaaaacaaaagttaTGAAGATAAGATTAAAAAATCTATCCCACAATCTTGATTGACCTAGAGGCAGCACCAAGAAATCTGGAATCAGCACTACACAAGAGAATATCCACCAATCAAAGAAACATTTATCCAACAGAAAATTCTTAATCATATCACTCCATCTATACTAAATTTACAACGACGACACTGAATTAAGGATACCATAAACTATCTTAGAGTTGTTTCTAGCTACAGTAAAACTTAAGAACAGAAATTCCTCTTACAAACTTATGCTATGGCAGTCTTTAGCAATAACTTTCCAAGTTGAACTGAATTCACAAGATTTCAACTCACTGAAAAAGATCACAGAGAAACCATTCAAAAGGCACCAATATCAACTGAAATGAGTCAACTaatatccttaaaaaaaatgaaactggTACTTTGTCCCTAAAAAAGGGCGAACCCATTGCACGAtcctcccaccactgcggggtctggggagggtcataatgtacgcagtcttatcCCGCTTCgcgaagaggctgtttcccaactcgaaccctcaaccactaggttgcaatggagcaacctcacCGTTGCACTGAGGTCCGCCCTCTACTAGTTTGTCCCTaatcaaccaaaaataaaaagatactTTCTTCCTCCTAGAACTACCAAGACAAGTAACAAAACCAATTAAGATTAGAATGATTACTAATACTACTACTAAAGACTAGAGAAACTCCAAGTAGCAAACATAAAAGCTGCTGTTACTTCCATATCATAACCCTGCAAGACTTCTTTTCTTTCAGATAACTAAACACTTGCATATCTTGAGGATAATTTTTAGTACAGCTGTCACAAAATACAAACCTTCTTGTAAGCCTAAGAAATAATTCTTAAGCAAATAACTTAtcagaaattagaaattagCAATTTGATCAGTTCTATAAATAATTTCGATTACATGCTACAACTACCTTATGTAGACACTTAGGCCCAACAGTGATCTTTTTAATTACTTATGCATAGACACACACTAACACAAAAATAAGGTCAATTTTCACCAAAGAAAGCAAAATGCAAACAAAGTATACAAGGTTGGGGGAGAGGattacccaaaacaaaataaataatgtAGGTTGAAGAAATAACAAAACATTGTAAGTGCAGATTTGGAGGAAAACGGTCAATGCTTATGTTCAACTTaaattttaaagaaagaaaCCCCTAGATGCATAAACATTCACATCAACTACAGATATCTAAAAAATTAGTATCCATATCATTGAGTCTACAATCTCAGTTGTCATACATTTTTTGCAAAAACTAAGGATcgctttggtttgattttgatttcccATTCAGGGGtgatttcaatttttagggTGTTCGGTATGAATTTTACACCCTGTTTATTGGAAATGAAATAGAATTCAGGGGTGATTTCAATTTTTAGGCTGTTCGGTATGAATTTTACACCCTGTTTACTGGAAATAGAAAATAACAAGTCGAAATTCCAAATGCGAAAGAAGTCAAAATCAGAATGCAGTAgccaaacaatttcaatttcttgaccaaaaaccCATTCGTTGACTTATTTTTTAAACCAATCTGAAATCGAAATccaaccaaagagagcctaagtaTTGAATTTTC
The nucleotide sequence above comes from Telopea speciosissima isolate NSW1024214 ecotype Mountain lineage chromosome 3, Tspe_v1, whole genome shotgun sequence. Encoded proteins:
- the LOC122655861 gene encoding protein EDS1-like, which produces MEGDLVKKALSLAMAAQSKHDRPYQSEKYSDYTIIAFHGSGTTVEDWFSGKPFGETSVGLKKLFPCLKSIGNDEIALVNGKFLQQFQNLLKPEALKQEFRLSDAPPLEHLLKDSRLSDELGRAVRERRKVVFTGYSSGGPIAILAAILFLQQNRIPALCVTFGSPLVGNQIFGHAMRRENWAQHFVHFVMRYDIIPRVLLAPLSSIKGEMQTILPCFDRSKLESKARSQEASSFFCDVMRNSLSVASHTACSFMGCTNSLLQTVTSFVELSPYRPFGTYVFCTGEGKMITLKNPDAILQLLFYSLQLGKGETVPDVACKSITDHLGYQTEFKDNLWKEDVVDLDHLCLQLSLSTGGASSSEMKSIETAIKQLGLSTRAMLCLIAAKEWEKQKQRNQEKIDENRDKIEVALRKLQEYKVRGEMHKIGYYDAFKVQKGAEDFDTNVKRLELAGMWDEIIDKLKRYELPDEFECREDWVELGTRFRRLMEPLDIANYYRHFKDEDTGPYMKPEEGRQPRPKRYRYTQRWLEHAKGKPAGYFLESCFWAAVEDLHIRIHSSNQKENRDVAFEKVKDRVLKLEENVLQWVQDGQLRDVFFEKSTFVKWWSELPEEHCRKSRIATLMGGHGKEFPFDYEMI
- the LOC122654184 gene encoding inactive LRR receptor-like serine/threonine-protein kinase BIR2, with the translated sequence MARLRFQSTLFLLLLTSMIAVSVVVEDDVKCLKGVKGSLSDPQGKLSTWDFSNTSVGYICTFVGVSCWKVRESRLIGLSLPTMTLSGEIPDSLQYCQSLQALDLSGNNLTGTIPSEICTWLPYIVVLDLSNNGLSGSIPSELGNCSYLNTLILSNNRLSGSIPNNISNLRRLKKLSVANNDLSGSIPSFSSNYDSADFDGNSKLCGSPLGTKCSVGLSRENIIIIVAAGVSGVLFSLLIALSIMLFPRRPTDSTKN